A window of Nocardioidaceae bacterium genomic DNA:
CCGTGCGGACGGCCGCCTCGTCGCCGTCGGGGCTGCCGGGCAGCCGGCGGCCCGGGGCCGCCGCGACGAGCGGTGCGAGCAGCGGGTCACCGCCGAGATCGGCGTCGATGCGGACGGGGTCGGCGTCGGCGTCCAGGATGCGGCGTACGCGCTCCAGCGCCGGTCCGAGGTCGCGCAGGTCGCTCAGCCGCAGCCGGCACGACACCCGCCCCGTGCGATCGGCGTCGTCGAGCTCGAGCCGCACCAGGCCCGGACCCTGGGGCAGACGCAGGGTGCGCGCGTACCAGCCGGGTCCGGCGTCCTCGACGTCCTCGACCAGGTGGGCCGCGAGGAAGACCCACAGCTCGTGCGCGGCGAACGGCAGCCGCACCGGGAGATCGAGACGCAGCTCGGGCACGTCGCCCGTGACCTCGCCGCCCGCTCCTCGCGGCCGTCGCGCTCGCAGCTCACCGGGGGTGGCGTCGTACGCCGCCCGCACGGTCTCGTTGAACTGCCGGACACTTCCGAACCCGGCCGCGTACGCCACGTCCGTGACCGGCAGGTCGGTGGTCTCGAGCAGCAGCCGGGCCGTGTGCGCGCGACGGGCCCGCGCGAGTTGCAGGGGGCCTGCTCCTAGCCGCTCGGTCAGCACCCGGCCGAGATGTCTGCTCGAGTAGCCGAGCCGCTCGGCCAGGCCTTCGACGCCGTCGCGGTCGACCACGCCGTCGTTGACGAGGCGTACGGCCCGCCCCGCCACGTCCCCCGCCACGTCCCACGCGGGAGACCCCGGGACGGCGTCCGGTCGGCACCGGCGGCAGGCGCGGAAGCCGGCCTCCTGCGCGGCGGCCGCGGTGGGGTGGAAGCTCACGCCGTCGGGACGCGGCGTGCGAGCCGGGCACGAGGGTCGGCAGTAGATGCCGGTGGAGTGCACCCCGGTCCAGAAGACGCCGTCGAAGCGGGCGTCACGACCGAGGACGGCGCGGTAGCGCGGGTCCTCGCTCGTGCCTGCCTCGGTGCTCACGCGACCATCCTGACGTCTCCACGCCAGAGCGGCTGGCGGGAATCGGACGCGGCAGGGTCGGGGGCTCGGGGGGCATGACGGGCTCGGCGTACCGTCGCAGCCGTGAACGACTCCGCTTCCGACTCCGGTGACAAGGCCGCGGCGACACTGCGGCTCTCCGACGACCTGGTGCAGCGCATCTGCGCCGATCGCGCGGCGTACGCGCTGCCCACGCAGCTGCCGGACGTGGCCGAACGCGTGCTCCACGCCTACCTCGCGCTGCTGTTCCCCCACTACACCCGGGACGCGGGCTGCCGGGCGGGTGAGGTCGACGCCGACGTCCGTGTGCTCGTCGACCTGCTCGAGGAGGCCCTGGCGCTGCCGGGTCTGGACCACGAGCCGCGTGACCTCGTGGCGGGGGTGCTGGACGCCCTGCCCGACATCCGCAGCGCGCTGCTGCTCGACGCCGAGCAGACGGCGGCCGGCGACCCCGCGGCCGAGGGAGTCGACGAGGTGATCCTCAGCTATCCGGGCTTCTTCGCGACCGCCGTGCACCGGTTGGCCCACCACCTCTACGGCGAGGGCGTCCCCGTGCTGCCCCGGCTGCTCGGCGAGATCGCCCATCGCGCCACCGGCATCGACATCCATCCGGGCGCACGCATCGGAGCGCGCTTCGCGATCGACCACGGAACCGGCGTCGTCATCGGGGAGACGTGCGTGATCGGCGACCGCGTACGCATCTACCAGGGCGTCACCCTCGGTGCCCTCGTGGTCGAGAAGTCGATGCACTCGGAGAAGCGGCACCCCACCGTGGAGGACGACGTCGTCGTCTACTCCGGAGCCACGATCCTCGGCGGCGACACCGTCATCGGCGCCGGCTCGCGCATCGGCGGCAACGTGTGGCTCACCCGTAGCGTCCCGGCCGGGTCCTTCGTGGCGACGAGCGCGGGCGTCGACAAGCGGCGATCCCGCAGCGGCTCGGGTGCCGGCGGGGAAGAAAGCGGACCGCCACTGGAGTTCCACATCTAGTCCCCCGGGTACGACTCCGAGGGAGCCGCACCGAAGCGCTCAGCAGCGAGACGAAGCAGGAGACCGCAGTGAAGTTCGACAGCATCCTCGAGACCATCGGCGACACCCCCCACGTGAAGCTCAGCCGGCTCTTCGGCGACCGCGTGGACGTCTGGCTCAAGCTCGAGCGGCAGAACCCGGGTGGATCCATCAAGGACCGCATCGGGTTGGCGATGATCGAGGCCGCGGAGGCCGACGGGCGGTTGAAGCCCGGCGGCGAGATCGTCGAGCCGACCAGCGGCAACACCGGCATCGGCCTGGCGATGGCCTCGGCCGTCAAGGGCTACCCGATCACCCTCGTGATGCCCGAGTCGATGTCGATCGAGCGACGCAAGCTGATGGCGGCGTACGGCGCGAAGCTCGAGCTCACGCCCAAGGAGGAGGGCATGAAGGGCGCGATCGCGAAGGCCGAGCAGCTCATCGCCGAGCGTGACGGCGCCTGGATGCCCCAGCAGTTCGAGAACCCCGCGAACGTCGAGGTGCACAAGCGCACCACCGCCAAGGAGATCGCCGCGGACTTCCCCGACGGCATCGACTACATGATCACCGGCGTCGGCACCGGCGGGCACATCACGGGTGCCTCCGAGGCGCTGAAGGAGAGCTTCCCGGACCTGAAGACGTACGCCGTGGAGCCCGCGAAGTCGCCGGTCATCTCCGGCGGCGACCCCGGCCCGCACAAGCTGCAGGGCATCGGCGCGGGCTTCGTCCCGGCCAACCTGCACACCGACACCCTCGACGGCACCATCCAGGTCAGCGAGGAGGACGCGTTCGGCTACGTGCAGCGCCTCGCCCGCACCGAGGGCATCCTCGTCGGCCCGTCCTCGGGCGCGACGCTCGCCGCGGTGGCGCAGAAGCTCCCCGACCTCGAGGACGGCGCGACGGTGCTGGCGTTCTGCTACGACACCGGCGAGCGCTACCTCTCGATCGAAGGGCTCTTCGACGCCGCAGGCGCCGAGGGCTGAGACGCGGGCCCGGCGGCGGTCGACCGCTGCCTGGGGTCGGGCACTCCGAAGGTGTGGTTGGCCGCGGGCAGCGTCACGACGAAGCACGCGCCGCCGGACGCGGTCACCTCGTAGCGCACGTCCCCACCGTTGCCGAGCGTCAGCTCACGCACGATGTGGAGGCCGAGCCCGGTCCCGCGGACGCTGCTGGAGCGTGCCTGGTCGGCGCGTGACCAGCGCTCGAAGAGCTGGGGCACGAACTCGGTCGGCACGCCTGGTCCGGAGTCGCACACGCGCAGCTCGACCAGGGTGCCGGCGGGTGCCACGGAGACCTCCAGCGGGAGTGCCCCGTACTTGACCGCGTTGGTCAGCAGGTTCGCGACGATCTGTCGCAACTGACCGCGGTCGACGTACGCCGTGCTGGGCGAGAGTGCCAGCTCGATGGAATCCGCGTCGTCGGGAAGCGTCGACTCGACGATCTCCCGCACCAGCGCGGGCATCTCCACCGCGGTGGGCGTCGGCGCGAACCCGTCGGTGTCGAGGGCGGCGAGGGTGAGCGTCTCGGAGAGCATCTGGTCCAGCGTGCGTCCGGCTGTCGTCATCTTGTCGACGAACGAGCGGCGGGAGTCCTCGTCGATCTCCTCCCACGAGTCCAGCAGCATGTCTCCGTAGCCGGAGACGATCGCGACCGGCGTACGCAGGTCGTGCGACATCATCGCGAGCAGGTCGGCGACCTGCCCGTTGGCCTCCTCGAGACCCGCGCGGGCCGCCTCGGCGTCACGCAGCGACCTGCGTTCGGCGTCGAGGGCGTTCTCGTTGACCTTCCAGTACGTCAGGCACGCCACGGCCTCGGCGAGCACGAACCCGCCGTGGATGCCGGCGAAGAGCAGCGGGTGCTCGATGGCGAGGGGGTGGTTGTAGACCATCTCCGGCATCCAGAGACCCATGATCGCGTGGTGGGCGAGCACGTACCCGAGTCCGACGAGGTACGGCGTCCACGACTGGTACATCGCGACCACCGCGATGACGACGAAGAAATGGAAGTGCACCTCGATCAGGCCGTTGAAGAGATGGATGAGCAGCGCGGTGCTCACCAGCAGACTCCCGGTCACCGCGGTGGCGCGTGTCTGCTGGGAGCCGAACGAGCCGGCCAGGGCCAGCAGCGCCGTGGTCACCAGACCTGCGGTCGCGACCGGGTCGGCGATCCCCTCCAGCGACATGATG
This region includes:
- a CDS encoding helix-turn-helix domain-containing protein; protein product: MGDLAEQPGQHGDALAVEVVGQPVHGGREEARIAEDHLVDSLGRGVAGRRLLGVEQQRAADVGQGVQHPRHEVTRLVVQTRQRQGLLEQVDEHTDVGVDLTRPAARVPGVVGEQQREVGVEHAFGHVRQLRGQRVRRAIGADALHQVVGEPQCRRGLVTGVGSGVVHGCDGTPSPSCPPSPRPCRVRFPPAALAWRRQDGRVSTEAGTSEDPRYRAVLGRDARFDGVFWTGVHSTGIYCRPSCPARTPRPDGVSFHPTAAAAQEAGFRACRRCRPDAVPGSPAWDVAGDVAGRAVRLVNDGVVDRDGVEGLAERLGYSSRHLGRVLTERLGAGPLQLARARRAHTARLLLETTDLPVTDVAYAAGFGSVRQFNETVRAAYDATPGELRARRPRGAGGEVTGDVPELRLDLPVRLPFAAHELWVFLAAHLVEDVEDAGPGWYARTLRLPQGPGLVRLELDDADRTGRVSCRLRLSDLRDLGPALERVRRILDADADPVRIDADLGGDPLLAPLVAAAPGRRLPGSPDGDEAAVRTVLGQQVSMAGAITLAGRLTAAYGEPGLPTPDGPDRLFPSAAALAAADPESFPMVKARARALVGLCEALAAGEVALDRSRPREEVRESLLALRGIGPWTADYVAMRALGDPDVFLPGDLAVKKVLASLGEDPAAAARRVETWRPWRSYAVMQLWGTLDLAPASHATAARPTTAARPTTARPRPQENP
- a CDS encoding serine acetyltransferase — encoded protein: MLPRLLGEIAHRATGIDIHPGARIGARFAIDHGTGVVIGETCVIGDRVRIYQGVTLGALVVEKSMHSEKRHPTVEDDVVVYSGATILGGDTVIGAGSRIGGNVWLTRSVPAGSFVATSAGVDKRRSRSGSGAGGEESGPPLEFHI
- the cysK gene encoding cysteine synthase A, whose amino-acid sequence is MKFDSILETIGDTPHVKLSRLFGDRVDVWLKLERQNPGGSIKDRIGLAMIEAAEADGRLKPGGEIVEPTSGNTGIGLAMASAVKGYPITLVMPESMSIERRKLMAAYGAKLELTPKEEGMKGAIAKAEQLIAERDGAWMPQQFENPANVEVHKRTTAKEIAADFPDGIDYMITGVGTGGHITGASEALKESFPDLKTYAVEPAKSPVISGGDPGPHKLQGIGAGFVPANLHTDTLDGTIQVSEEDAFGYVQRLARTEGILVGPSSGATLAAVAQKLPDLEDGATVLAFCYDTGERYLSIEGLFDAAGAEG
- a CDS encoding HAMP domain-containing histidine kinase; this translates as MDAESSRHRSWWRFLPRGGGLPPEVWAARHRGISVFAWLHVPVCSLIMSLEGIADPVATAGLVTTALLALAGSFGSQQTRATAVTGSLLVSTALLIHLFNGLIEVHFHFFVVIAVVAMYQSWTPYLVGLGYVLAHHAIMGLWMPEMVYNHPLAIEHPLLFAGIHGGFVLAEAVACLTYWKVNENALDAERRSLRDAEAARAGLEEANGQVADLLAMMSHDLRTPVAIVSGYGDMLLDSWEEIDEDSRRSFVDKMTTAGRTLDQMLSETLTLAALDTDGFAPTPTAVEMPALVREIVESTLPDDADSIELALSPSTAYVDRGQLRQIVANLLTNAVKYGALPLEVSVAPAGTLVELRVCDSGPGVPTEFVPQLFERWSRADQARSSSVRGTGLGLHIVRELTLGNGGDVRYEVTASGGACFVVTLPAANHTFGVPDPRQRSTAAGPASQPSAPAASKSPSIER